A single region of the Bdellovibrionota bacterium genome encodes:
- a CDS encoding DNA-directed RNA polymerase subunit beta', whose amino-acid sequence IAEVDGVVSFGKDTKGKRKVVVTPDVGDPREYLIPKGKHVSVLEGDRIRAGEALMDGSANPHDILRVLGEKELAKYLVDEVQEVYRLQGVKINDKHIEAIVRQMLRKVKVSDAGDTTFLDGEQVEKAHFQEVNEKVKKKGGKPATAEPLLLGITKASLSTESFISAASFQETTKVFTEAAINGKTDYLRGLKENVIMGRLIPAGTGVPYYRNLGIQAATDEAPLEMTKDSEEADTSLRLTPPSVEQRPEAK is encoded by the coding sequence CATCGCCGAAGTCGATGGAGTCGTTTCCTTCGGAAAAGACACCAAAGGAAAACGGAAAGTGGTCGTTACGCCCGATGTCGGAGATCCGCGCGAGTACCTGATTCCAAAAGGGAAGCACGTGTCCGTTCTGGAAGGCGACCGGATCCGGGCCGGCGAGGCGTTGATGGACGGCTCGGCCAATCCCCACGACATTTTGCGCGTGTTGGGAGAAAAGGAGCTGGCGAAATACCTCGTCGACGAAGTCCAGGAAGTCTATCGACTTCAGGGCGTGAAAATCAACGACAAGCACATCGAAGCGATCGTTCGGCAGATGCTCCGGAAAGTGAAGGTGAGCGATGCGGGCGATACCACGTTCCTGGACGGCGAGCAGGTCGAAAAAGCCCATTTCCAGGAAGTGAACGAAAAGGTGAAGAAGAAGGGCGGAAAACCGGCGACAGCCGAGCCATTGCTCCTTGGAATTACCAAAGCGTCGCTCTCGACGGAATCGTTCATCTCTGCTGCGTCATTCCAAGAGACTACGAAGGTTTTTACGGAAGCGGCGATCAATGGAAAGACCGACTATCTTCGGGGACTCAAAGAAAACGTCATCATGGGCCGGCTGATCCCGGCCGGGACCGGCGTGCCGTATTACCGAAATCTGGGAATTCAGGCGGCGACGGACGAAGCCCCGTTGGAAATGACAAAGGATTCGGAGGAAGCGGACACTTCGTTAAGGTTGACGCCGCCCTCGGTCGAGCAACGGCCGGAAGCGAAGTAA